The window ACGACTACTGAAGTTGTCCCATCACCAACTTCATCATCCTGTACCTTGGAGATATCTTACAAAGGTCAAGGTATAACATTGCATTAAAATCACATCATTTTGTGCCACAGGATCTTTCTTGTGATGAAATTTCACTATCTATCTCCTTCAACTATCTGCAAAAGGTCTTAACTAAGTTGTACATATCTGGCGTTTCTTTTAAACGACAACTTAAACCAAAAAAACAAAGAGGAAGTAAGTTGTGACTTGTGAGTAATCTTCCTCTGAACCCCTATTACCTGTTTACCCATTTGTCCAAATGAACCTATTAAACACTATGCTCAGTGGATTCATTTTGGGGTACGATCCAACTTTACCTTCAGCACTAGTATCCATTAATTTCAACAACCAACTAGTGACATTATTATTTCAAAGGAGAGCAGAACTATCTGACGCCCTTAAGAAAAACGATACACAGATATCAAGGATACCCACAAGGACCTTGGCAGCTGGATTATCAATATGGAGGGACTTCAAAATTGTTGCACCGTCATTGGTAACTGTAACACTGTGACCTCTGCCTGTTGATTGCAGAATTTTATCCTGCAAGTTTTGAAACAAAATGCAGTATTGGTCAAAACCACCACAATCCTAACTCTTCTAAATACCGGCAAAATACATAATCGAAGACTGAGCTCACCATTCCCTTAGGTCCTAAGGTTGTTTTTACCAAGTCAGCAATTGCCATTGCTCCAATAAACGATGCCTGAAATTTGAAACACTCAAATGTTATCAGAAAATCGAAAAAATAATACTCGTAAGCTGCTATAAGAAAGGGATGTTTGGTACGGAGGAAAGCATTTTCCAAAAAACATTACATCATCCAATTTTCTCATGttcaaggaaaatattttctctagGAATATAAGTtgctttaaaaaaatgaaaatgtctTCCATTAAGTAGGGAAAACAAGGTCTACAAGTGCCATTCGACATTGCCTGTGTTCTTCCAACCCACCCTCCAAGAAACCTCATCTTCACCCCCACCCATAGCCCCCATCCCCACCACCCCGCCAGCGGCAACTTTATAGCTTAAATTATGGTGCACGTGACCCGTGGTCTCTCCATAAAACTAGGtcttttatgtatattttttaaaaaactaatataatatgcacccaagggtgtggcctagtggttcaatgaagtgggttTGAGTACCATGAGATCTCAGCCTCAATCCTCAATTCCAAACAGAGACAAAACACTAGGttatttcttcccatctgttctagccttagTGGACCGAGTTACCTGGTAactgttgttggtgggaggtggcaggtatcacGTGGAATTAGTCGAGAATCATGCAAGTTGGCCCGGACACcatggttataaaaaaaaatatataatattatttgctaGCACCCATGCTATAAGAAAGTTAAATGGTACACTTGGTTGAAGGCTGAGTTTTTTGTCTAGAGAACTAGGTATCAATTTCcattaaaacattattttcatttttttctggTGCACCCATGTTCTAGAAATCCTCTCATAACCCCAATCCTCTCATAGTATTTGTCTAGATTATACATAATGACGTTATGATAGGTTTCATCCTATGACCCGTGTCTGTTGTCGATCCGGAGCTGGTGAAACAACAGACACAACAGCTCCTGAACAGCATTAGGACCACTCGTGGGGGATGATTAGATGGACTAGCTTCATTTCCCCACGGATCTACTTGAATAGCAGGCGGCACATATCCTAGTTATAGTTTCACGTGATCCACTGATGTACCCATTTCCGTTTCTCCGGGGAGTGATACAAAAGGCCCAAAAGCTTATTTAGTATCCACTCGACGCCATTGACATAGAAAAAAGCTTTCCTTTCCTTACTTAGCTCTATAAAAGAATCGAATCTCACTCATTTTCAGGTAAGATTTACTTAGCTCGCTCCTTGCTCCCGGAGCGGCATACAATAAAAACATGTTAACTAATCGATTATGATAAATTGAATTGGATTTTTCTATAATATTCTTTCCATTCAtatcaaacacaataaaataagtaTGCAACCcacttattttcctaaaaaaacatttttttcatACTAAACACACCCAAAATGTAGCCTAATTTCACATAATATAACATTTCAATACAATTATACAACTACCAAACTTTGTATTTTTCATCTCACATAATAATGCTTCGATATTTCAGTAACAAAAATGTAACTTACCATTCTAGCTCTCTCACCCTTTTCTTCAGTAGCTTCATCTTTGAAAAGCTTGTCAATCTGAACAACATAGTAAAATATTAGATAAATACAATCCACAAGCTAAccaatactttaaaaaaaattgcaaaaatatttttaaaatacaaaaaaaaaaaaaaataacgtaCCGCCATTAGAGAGAAATTGGAGATGTAAATCTGAAACCCAAAAGCTGAAACTTAACACTGAAGAGTGTAATTATTATCGAAGAGAAAACCTATTGAGCTTTTTGAGTTTGAAGTATAAACCCTACTAATTTACAATATGAATAGTCGGGTAAAGTAGGCCCAAAAAGCGGGTACGGCAGGCCCAAAATATGAACTACTagaataaataaaagtataaataacataaatactaatcttttagaagtaattacactctttcctactttttttaattagtttactctttctccctattaatatacatattatagccgacatatacataacattctgtgcaTATGTTGGAATTTTcgtaatatgtttagagagttgagattttttgtaatattgaaaacataaattgtgtattttttAGTAAATAAAAACTACTAAAACTTAAGTAAATCCCAACTAGTTTACTCCTAATTACTTTCTAGTTCTATTCTTTTGTTAGATACAAATAGCcccttatttttcaattttcggatatatatttaacatttgaatacataattttgaacttaAGAATGTAACAGTTAATTGCTCAATTTTTGTTtgaatacataattttgaagttgagatacataattttaattactgAGATACAtttatttctgaaattatttggtcgagatacataatacattaacttaactaaagagaatacataattaaaattatctaTCCGAAAATTTATGTATTTGTGGATGTATCtgactattttaaaaataaaataaaataaagggaggGGGGAGTTagttaattaataaaaatgataagaattttatgtagtttaataaaaataaatatgatgtTATATAATTCCGGCTAAAAACTAGTAATAAAAGTTTCACATGTTATGTAgtagtatttttaaaagaatttgttAAGAGGTATGAGTAGTTAGTATGtagtaaaaagaaaaattcactgatgtatttgattgaaaatatgcttaaaaaaatatatatcaaattttttttttgtgtgttattGATACATAAAACTTATATATCGGAATGAAATTTGAATTACTTATGAATCGAAATGAGATCTCTGTTACTGATACATAAATTTGATTGATTAATTATATATTGGAAAGTAATGTATTCGATCCTCAATAATGTATCCGGATcttcaaaatttaagattttatgtaattttgaaaaagttggTATAAGATATAATTAAGTACTAAATAattgagatttatgttgtttgtcctaaaaaaaaaaaaaaaaactatttcttCTAATAAACATtttacttatatttgtgatagtATATTAGGATGACTGATACATTAAGAGATTCTATAGACACTTGCTCCATAAATGTCGATcggatgtgcattcagattcataGCGTAAATTAACTTAAATTAAATATGCTAAGATGTCTTGAGGTCATTTACTTAACATTAACAAAAAGACGGTACGATGCACTAAACTTCCACTTTGCGCGAAACGGATTGGACCACATTGGGTTTTATGGGACTTTTTGGTGCTCCGACATTCCTTAAATCCAACGcagattaggtataattataagATTTAGAAAAGCACCCGGTAAGCTAAGAAGATAGATGGGTGTTTTACTTTTCAGGCGAAACCTTAAAACTTTAGGCATCAATATGCATGTTCGAACCTTTCGAGCACCCACGATCTACAAATCCTGAATCCGCCACTGACCCTAGTAGTGGGGGATTCGAATCCAGTGAATGATGAACTTCATACTTGAACGCCGCCTGAAATAAGGCGGAAAATCACTAGATCAAGGTTCATGTCCGGTACATTATGTTACAACACCAGAAGTCGAAGAAAAATCAATGCGCAAAAGCAtcagaaaaacaaacaaaacaaaaaaggagaTAATTTGTACACTTAAAGCTGCTCGATGAAGCTTAGATGGAAGCAGATCGAGACTGGTTGTATGCAGTTCTCCGGAAAACAAAGTTGTCGATGAACTTTGATTTGTTGTGTGTATCGGAGACATGTTGAGTAACAGAATAGGAATCCATGTAAATTCCGATGTGTGAGATTAGAGGGCACGCCCTGGACTTGTCGATAACCAACCTTAGCAGGTGGGATTTCACTGTCGGAAAGAGTAACAGTCTTCGGTATCCTATTGTCGTTCCACTTACCACGTGTTGCCATTTCCCATTTTCATCTAACATATCGAGATGAAACTCGCTAATCCGCTGCCCCATTTGAATTGGTTCTTGAAGTCCCAAGACATTGAAAGTTATAGCCTGTTGAAATTCTAAATAGAGTGTCCAGTCTGATTGTTGTTCCTGATCTGGTGTCCAATACGTATATAATCCTTCCTCGATTACATTCATGGGCGCAAACTGAGAATCACTCGAATCTCCTCGTGTACTGCTGGCAGAAACAAGAGCAGATTCCGCAAAATTATGGGAGAATATAGAATTACGAAGCTTGGAGAACTCTTCGAGGACTTGTATATCTTCGTCTGATATGAGACCGGATGAGTTTGGGGGTACATTTAACAACAACGGACAGTTTCTACCGACTGATTTGTAATACAAATCCAGAAGAGTCATTGCACTTTTTGGCTTTTCGGATTCATGCCAAAACCAACCAGTTCGGATGGACACATCACACACGGCAGGCATCCAGTCTTGGCCAAAGGCATCCCCCTCCGACGTATATCTGttgaatacatgaaaaataacGAGGATAAAAGGAAGCTCAGTGTGCCGAGAAGGAGTAGTTTACTAATGCAGGAAAGACATTGCGATGCATATGTGAAGGCACTTCATTCACATAGGTTTCTCGTCTCAATTAACGGACTTTAAGAGTGATAGAggcctttaattttttttttttgaacgtGTTATTATTAGCGATTAGTTGGCCTAGTTTGTGCACAAAAAGACCTGATGAAAGTCATACTCTTACCACATTGCGACAATCTCCATCTAGGTAGGTAGCGTATGCTAAAGCAAAAATCTTGCCAACTTAAGCAGTAGGGTCCTAGCTTCTTAACGAAGTTCCAGTGTAAGAAACGGAATAGGTTTATTTACTCTGTTGAGTTCCACATAGATGGGTAttagggtccttggtctcctctccttatatggtcttaaGCAATGCTCCCTTCACGAGCTAGCTTTTGGGATTGAGTTAGGCCCAACGTTCATTTCTTAATCATGGTATCAGAGTGGGACCCGTCCAATTCTCATTTTCGATGTTGACGTCCATATTAAAAAGAGGGATGTGGTATGGGTGTGTGGgtgtggtggtggtgggggggcttatatggtcttgggcaatcttCCTCTCACGAACTAGTTTTTGAGATTGAGTTAGGCccgaggtccatttctttatcatacTCCATGTGATATGTCAAACTGGATAAGTTTGACAAATCTATGCAGCGAGTGatattcagtacagaactcacCTAACGAATACATATTGATCACAAACGAAAAATCGTAGGAGTTTTCTGCAAATTTGTATAACTGAGCCAGGTCaagtattaaatttttttgatactaGCGAATAGAGTGatccttttttttaaagaaaaaaaattataatcgaGAAATCCATGTGCGTTAGCTAGCCCAAACCACAGTTGCCCGACAGGTTCAAACCGTAGGAGTTAATGGGCATGCCACTCTACCCTAGTCCCGCTTAACTACCTGGTTTCTTTGTCGGTAGTAGGCTTCGACTCATGATGTGCTGCGCCCAATCCACTATTCaccttttttcttaattatagAATTGAGGTTATACAAAAAATGAACTGACAAAGCGTCCGTCACGGCGATTATTGCAGTTTCCGTAGTTGCAAGAATGTCTCACGGTTGGGTTGGTGTGAAGTGTACCGCTTGTCTAGCCTATGCTTTGTATGAACATCTAAATGTCCAAGATAGAAAGAACGAGGGCAAGAATCGACGAGGCAAGTCTTCTCGAAGAGAAAATCGTGATGGAAAAGCTCGAGGAGGATAAAAAAAGCTTACGATGAGCGTCTATTTGAGTTGATCATTTCCAAGATCTAATTCCAGTTTTTTCTTATGTAGTCGAAACACCTTACAATCTGAAGTTAAACGCTTAGCCAAACCTCTGAGGACGTGAAGGATATGAATCATTATAACAGCAAACAATGAGGGGAGAAGTTCCGCGGAAAGCAAAATAAGAATATGATGAAAATGAAACTAATAAAGCAAGACTTACATGCGATCATTATCACCACCAATCGTGACAGCACTCCCGTTGAAAAGGGACCAGCAAGTGGTTCCAGCTACACCATTCTCGTTCCCGACCCACCTCGTATCGGGACCAGCATCAGTGAAAATCGAAGCTCCAGGTTGGAGTTGATGAATAAGGCTAAACCAATCATCAAAGAAATACTCCATATCCTTCTCGCCTTCACCTTTTGCGCCATCTAAAAAAACATATGTAACCTCTCCATATCTGCTCAACAGTGTTTTTTGGCACCGTGGAGATCGGAAGTGATTGCTGTTAGAAGTTTATGTAATCATTGAAACGCAGCACGAAAAAGAAAGCAGTTAATTTCATAAATTCTGCCTATATGTCCTGTATAATCAAGTTTCACATATTTCTTTGTCTAAATGTGCGTGCATTTTTTGATAACAACGCCTTTTACGTTAAGGAAAGTGAGTGGATGATACTTCATCGCACTCAAAACAAGTTAATTTCCTCAACACAAAAAAGAGTTCATGAGTACacgagataataaagaaatggtaAGCGATAGTTTTCACTGTGATTTGCTTTGCTTGATGAGCACCAAGCTAAGCTGCTCGGACTCTTTAAAAGTATTGCCGCACCTGTGTTGGACCCTTAAAGAATACACTATTCTTGGAGGATCCAACACGCACCCATCAACAGTTTTGacgagtctgagcaacataggcACAACGCATATCAAATTGGTCCAAGGTGTGAAATGCTCTTCTATCACTTCTCCTTTATACTTACCTTTAATAAAAGCATAACTAACGAAAACCCTTAAAATTCATAATCAAGgagttctcttttttcttttttcaacagGACGTTGAAATTCTTCTGATCTAACCAAATGATAACTTAGAAACTGATGAAACAACTCTTATACTAATCAACTTTATATTATAATGACAAGAAATAGCGAACTAAACAATCAAAATACGTACAAACTTATACTTGGTGGGAGTCGGATCCTCTGCTATTTTGGTAACATGACCTGAAGTATCACAACTCGAGTCTCGTGTCTATAGTTAAATTTGGCTGTTCTAGGGAAAAAAGTAGTATTTTCCATTTGAATAAGGTTTATTGATTATTCCTAGAACTAAATTAGGAATATATCATACAGATctaagttgctcagactcttcaaaaatgtctacgggtgcatgtcggatcctcaaaaaatagtgtatttctgaaggatccgacacgggtgcggcaacatttttggagagtctgaGCAACTTAGATTCAGATAAGCCGCACAAAGTTCATGTTACAGCTAGCTTTGAGATATGGAAGCCAACAGAATATACTTTAAAGCTTCTAAAATACTACGACGTTCATAAACGTGCAGTCTGGCACAAACAATTAAACTGTGATATGTTGATATTTGTGTTGCTTCAAAACCATTAGCACCAAATAAGACCAAAAAGGAGCGAATTGAATAGGATCCACGAAGCCGACCCCGTCAAGCTTGGAATTGAAGTGGAGTACtagtagtagttgttgtttgAAGTCATTAGTAAGTATAACGACTCGCAAATCCTTGTCATCCTAGAACTCATACTTAAAGAATCATTCTAAATTAGTCCTTTCATAACTTCTCCTGATCAAAAATGAATCATTCTAGATTGGCACCGTAAAGTCATAATCCAAATTCCCTAATAAAGGTTGTAACTACTATCTTACTAACTATGAAAACTATGCGTACCACCGCATCTAAAATCTTACATATTTTGCTATGTTTCACTTCAGCCgatggtctatcggaaacaacctctctaccttcacaaggtaggggtaaggccGCGTACACGCTGCCCTCCCCAGACCTCAGTTGTGAGATTACACTGGTAAATTGTTGTTGTCtatggtctatcggaaacaacctctctaccatCACAGCTCATGTCTATCCTAGGAGAAAGATACAACCCCAATTCCAGCCCACCATTTCTTGCAGCTTTAGCTAATTCATCTACAATATcactagacccatttctccaagAACTTGagatagagatagaaatactatttttgatagacccttaGCTCAAATAAAGCTTCTCAAGTAGCGACGACAAATAACACTGATAACTAAAGCAAAGGAAGCAACATGTACAACTAAAATCGACAACAAACATAATATTGATAAGGAAACTAGACAACGCTCGACTACAGAACAAAAAGTTGCAAACTTTACCTAGTAAGCAACTCAGTCATTTGTCCCATATAATATTCATTATACTCAAGAGTCTCCCCATAACAATGTTCATGTCTATCCCATGGAGAAAGATACAACCCCAATTCCAATCCACTCTTTCTTGCAGCATCAGCCAattcaccaacaacatcaccataCCCATTTCTCCAAGAACTTGACTTAACAGAATAATCAGTATACTTTGAAGGCCAAAGACAAAAACCATCATGATGCTTAGCAGTTAAAAGTACTCTCTTAAAACCAAAATCTTTAGCTACAGTTACCCATTGTGTTGCATTTAACAAAGTGGGGTTAAATATTAATGGATCAACATCACCTTTACCCCATTCTTTACCTGTAAAAGTGTTCATACCAAAGTGTAAAAAAATTGCCATTTCTGCAATATTCCATGAAATTTGGCGGGATTTTGGGATTGGTAAAACTGGAATTGGTGGTGGCTTTGGAAGTGAAGATTCTGAAGTtgttgaaaattgaaataaaacaataaaacatatttttatgattattttgagGAATTGTTTAATGGGGTTGTTGTTCTTTATCATCTTTGTAAATGTAAATGTTGTTGACTGGCTTACTGCACTTTGCTGGAATTGTACTTCAAGATTGTAAGCCTAGTGAAACATCATCATGATTATTTTGAGGTTTttctatacctttttttttttctaagtcaaaGCTACTCAattaacaattttttatattgtgccaattatttatttttaatgtccCATTCGCATTGGATTCAACACCCAATAACATTTTGACCAGTCTCAGCAACATAAATGAATTTATTAACATGGCACTCCTATTAATACAGACACACAATTTTCACTAAAagcattcaaaataaaaaaaaattagcagacaaattacataaaaataattgtaatcatatataaatgagaaaatgatcaaaagccTCCAAACCTTTActtcaaatttcaactacacacaTATACTTTGTGGAGATTCTAtgacccctgaactattttaaaataaaattattaccaAAAAAGCTGACATGGCGAAAGAGTGCGTTTCACTctctattaaaaatttatttttaatatttctttatttatttttaattatactttttctttattcgttttctttcttcttcttcttcttttctttctcacaaacaaaaaACTTTTAGAATTCATTAATGgcattcaaaattaatttatcatttttcttatctCCAAGTACAAAATCGATTGGTTCCGACTTCAAGCTCGTTGGAAATTTCAAAATGGGTATTGCTccttattttcaacttcaagatcgtcgaaaatttcaaaatcgatattgtctattatttcagacttcAATGtcgtcgaaaatttcaaaattctctattgttttcGATTTTAAGgtcatcaaaaaatttaaatttggtattgttcattgtttccggcttcaaggtcatcgaaaaatttgaaattgatattgttcGTTGTTTTCGGATTTAAGatcgtcgaaaatttaataattaatattgttcattgtttcccacTTTAAGGTTGTCGGAAATTTTAAATTCAATGTCGTTTATTATTTTCGACCTCAATATCGTCggaattttcaaaatcaatattgtccattatttccgaTTTCAAGGTcgatgtaaatttaaaaattagtattgcccattgtttccgactttaaggtcatcgaaaattttaaattcggtattgttcattgtattcggcttcaaggtcgtcgaaaattttaaaattggtattgttcgttgtttCCGGATTTAAGAACTCGGAAATTTAATAatgatattgttcattgttttccACTTCAAGATTGTCGAAAATTTcaaattcgatgttgtttattattttcgactacaaagtcaatgaaaattttaaattcagtattgtccattattttccaCTTAAAGTtcatctaaaaattatttaagtttgaaaaggaaaagaaatgaaaagtaatggtgaaaaaatgataaaaagtgctaaaaatgaagaataaagtaaataaaaactaattttaaattaaaaaacacGTGTAAAAAGGATGTTGGCGCGTACATCACACAACATTTTAAATGATTGGTTGTTAGTTTTTggataataatttcactttaCAATAATTTAGGGGAGGCTTTTGGCCGTTCTCTCTGTATAAATAGTACAGTAATATTTTTCACCAAAGGAAACTCGTGTGAACCCCTAGCCATAAGGTGGCTCCTTTTGTGCTTATTATTTGATGTTTAGTATTTTCTTTGACTATCTTTATCTGTTTACagtttataaaataaatagataatttatctatttctacCCATTTTATCCTTAGCATTAAATATAgcttattatttaatatatttttaaaagtattaaatttattataatcaaaatataatatgataaaattattccTATCATTTACTGTTTTTTAATCTATGCGTCAATAGGAAACTAGAAAGATACAGATGGACGGAGGAAATAATATGTAtttaatactgaatactgaagtTTTAGAAGTTTAAGGCTAGAGTTTGTAGTCTTTGTTGAGTTATCAGTTGGAGTAAATTGATGAGTTTTAAATCCGTAATAGGATAGATTCTGAGTTGTAATCTTTTCTATTATTGAACATTGTGAGTGTGAGTAACAAGAAGCGGGTTTGACTTCTTGTTTGTGAGGTGTTGTAACAAGAAGCGGGTTTGACTTCTTGGAGTGCTCATATATTGGGTAGAACAATTAGAGTAAACGGTAGAGTTGTGAGTTAAGAGTTAAGTTTTAGGATTGCGGGGTTGTAATCTTGAACCAAGCTCTTTGAAATTAGTGGAGATTGGTGGTGAAATCCTAAGCAGTgtaggtcatggttttttactcccttgagcaaggagttttccACGGTAAATTTGTGTTGCAGTTTATTTTCCTGTTTGTTGTTTGCTGCAATTTTCGAGACCAGGTTCCTGATACGTGTGGTGGGATTAGTTAATTTGTACAGTGACAATCTTGAAGCCACATTCCTGAGTAAAAATCTGATCCTCCATAGCAAAGTGAAGCATGTTGCAGCGAACTTTCACTTTGTTCGCCACCATGTCGACATCAAAAAGGTTCGAGTTGTTCACATCCATGTCGCCGATCAAATCGCTGACACCCTCACCAAGGCACTGCCTAAGCTTGCTTTTGAGAAGAATCTATTCAAGTTAGGCTTAGTGACTCATCGCGTAACTTGAGGGGGCGTATTGAAGCATCACGTGTCAAATCAGTTAGTAGTTAGAAGTGTCAAATCAGTTAGTAGTTAGAAGTGTAATCAGAATTTATGTTTCAGCATTTCTGTTTATTTAGGACTAGTCTAGTTTAGTTAGTTTAGGGCTTGTCTTAGTTTATCTATAAGTCTATTTAATATGCTTCC of the Capsicum annuum cultivar UCD-10X-F1 chromosome 11, UCD10Xv1.1, whole genome shotgun sequence genome contains:
- the LOC107847487 gene encoding alpha-L-fucosidase 1 isoform X1, with the protein product MIKNNNPIKQFLKIIIKICFIVLFQFSTTSESSLPKPPPIPVLPIPKSRQISWNIAEMAIFLHFGMNTFTGKEWGKGDVDPLIFNPTLLNATQWVTVAKDFGFKRVLLTAKHHDGFCLWPSKYTDYSVKSSSWRNGYGDVVGELADAARKSGLELGLYLSPWDRHEHCYGETLEYNEYYMGQMTELLTSNHFRSPRCQKTLLSRYGEVTYVFLDGAKGEGEKDMEYFFDDWFSLIHQLQPGASIFTDAGPDTRWVGNENGVAGTTCWSLFNGSAVTIGGDNDRIYTSEGDAFGQDWMPAVCDVSIRTGWFWHESEKPKSAMTLLDLYYKSVGRNCPLLLNVPPNSSGLISDEDIQVLEEFSKLRNSIFSHNFAESALVSASSTRGDSSDSQFAPMNVIEEGLYTYWTPDQEQQSDWTLYLEFQQAITFNVLGLQEPIQMGQRISEFHLDMLDENGKWQHVVSGTTIGYRRLLLFPTVKSHLLRLVIDKSRACPLISHIGIYMDSYSVTQHVSDTHNKSKFIDNFVFRRTAYNQSRSASI
- the LOC107847487 gene encoding alpha-L-fucosidase 1 isoform X2, whose amino-acid sequence is MIKNNNPIKQFLKIIIKICFIVLFQFSTTSESSLPKPPPIPVLPIPKSRQISWNIAEMAIFLHFGMNTFTGKEWGKGDVDPLIFNPTLLNATQWVTVAKDFGFKRVLLTAKHHDGFCLWPSKYTDYSVKSSSWRNGYGDVVGELADAARKSGLELGLYLSPWDRHEHCYGETLEYNEYYMGQMTELLTRYGEVTYVFLDGAKGEGEKDMEYFFDDWFSLIHQLQPGASIFTDAGPDTRWVGNENGVAGTTCWSLFNGSAVTIGGDNDRIYTSEGDAFGQDWMPAVCDVSIRTGWFWHESEKPKSAMTLLDLYYKSVGRNCPLLLNVPPNSSGLISDEDIQVLEEFSKLRNSIFSHNFAESALVSASSTRGDSSDSQFAPMNVIEEGLYTYWTPDQEQQSDWTLYLEFQQAITFNVLGLQEPIQMGQRISEFHLDMLDENGKWQHVVSGTTIGYRRLLLFPTVKSHLLRLVIDKSRACPLISHIGIYMDSYSVTQHVSDTHNKSKFIDNFVFRRTAYNQSRSASI